A stretch of Oncorhynchus mykiss isolate Arlee chromosome 14, USDA_OmykA_1.1, whole genome shotgun sequence DNA encodes these proteins:
- the LOC110489151 gene encoding rho-related GTP-binding protein RhoG produces MQNVKCVVVGDGAVGKTCLLISYTTNAFPEEYIPTVFDNYSAQMTVDGRIISLNLWDTAGQEEYDRLRTLSYPQSNVFVICFSIGSPSSHANVRHKWHPEVSHHCPSVPILLVGTKRDLRSDGETVKKLKEQGLAPTTQQQGNSMAKQIGAVKYMECSALTQEGVREVFSEAVRAVLYPVTKKNAKKCVLL; encoded by the exons ATGCAGAACGTAAAGTGTGTAGTGGTGGGGGACGGTGCCGTGGGTAAAACATGCCTCCTCATCTCCTACACCACCAACGCTTTCCCTGAGGAGTACATCCCCACCGTGTTCGACAACTACAGcgcccag ATGACGGTTGATGGCCGCATCATCAGCCTCAACCTGTGGGACACAGCCGGACAAGAGGAGTACGACCGCCTCCGCACTCTGTCCTACCCCCAATCCAACGTCTTCGTCATCTGTTTCTCCATCGGGAGTCCTTCCTCCCACGCCAACGTCCGCCACAAGTGGCACCCGGAGGTGTCTCACCACTGCCCCAGCGTGCCCATCCTCCTAGTGGGGACCAAGAGGGACCTGAGGAGTGATGGGGAGACGGTGAAGAAGCTGAAGGAGCAGGGTTTAGCTCCCACCACACAGCAGCAGGGGAACAGCATGGCTAAGCAGATAGGAGCGGTGAAGTACATGGAGTGTTCTGCTCTGACGCAGGAAGGGGTCAGGGAAGTGTTCAGCGAGGCAGTACGGGCCGTGTTGTATCCCGTTACCAAAAAGAATGCCAAGAAGTGTGTACTGTTGTAA